A stretch of the Aegilops tauschii subsp. strangulata cultivar AL8/78 chromosome 4, Aet v6.0, whole genome shotgun sequence genome encodes the following:
- the LOC109753134 gene encoding patatin-like protein 2 codes for MSPVHVPELSSGGSGSGSLTLNPVQRALTRLSSSSALTPRSPPPSYGSIVTVLSIDGGGVRGIIPGTILAFLEEKLQELDGPDVRIADYFDVIAGTSTGGLVTAMLTAPDAKGRPLFAAKDINNFYLEHCPKIFPAVYGGPLGLLRSMRGPKYDGQYLHSVVKELLGETRVGEALQNIVIPTFDIKLLQPTIFSRYDARNDVSKNALLSDVCISTSAAPTYLPGHHFETKDKDGKPRAFNLIDGGVAANNPTMLAMTDVSKQILLGNQDFFPIKPADYGKFMVLSLGTGSAKVEEKFDAAACSKWGILGWLYNKGATPLIDSFSQASADLVDIQASVLFQALRCEKRYLRIQDDELKGDTSSVDVSTPENLNRLVEVGKALLKRSVCRVNVETGKTVPDDNRGTNEEELISFARMLSQERKARLQKKGVTVPQ; via the exons ATGTCGCCCGTGCACGTCCCGGAGCTCAGCAGCggcgggtcggggtcggggtcgctCACCCTGAACCCCGTGCAGCGCGCGCTCACCCGGCTGTCGTCGTCGTCGGCCCTCACGCCCAGGTCGCCCCCGCCGTCCTACGGGAGCATCGTCACCGTGCTCAGcatcgacggcggcggcgtccgCGGCATCATCCCCGGAACCATCCTCGCCTTCCTCGAAGAGAAGCTCCAG GAGCTCGATGGGCCGGACGTGAGGATCGCGGATTACTTCGACGTGATCGCCGGGACCAGCACCGGGGGCCTGGTGACGGCCATGCTCACGGCGCCCGACGCCAAAGGACGCCCGCTCTTCGCCGCCAAGGACATCAACAACTTCTACCTGGAGCACTGCCCAAAGATCTTCCCTGCCGTCTACGGAGGGCCTCTGGGCTTGCTCAGGAGCATGAGGGGGCCCAAGTACGACGGCCAGTACCTCCACTCCGTCGTCAAAGAGCTGCTCGGCGAGACGCGGGTCGGCGAGGCGCTGCAGAACATAGTCATCCCCACCTTCGACATCAAGCTGCTCCAGCCAACCATCTTCTCCAGATACGAC GCCCGGAACGACGTCTCCAAGAACGCTCTTCTGTCCGACGTCTGCATCAGCACGTCGGCGGCGCCTACTTACCTCCCCGGCCACCACTTTGAGACCAAGGACAAGGATGGCAAGCCCCGGGCATTCAATCTCATCGACGGAGGCGTTGCCGCAAACAATCCG ACAATGTTGGCCATGACGGACGTAAGCAAGCAGATCCTGCTGGGCAACCAGGACTTCTTCCCGATCAAGCCGGCCGACTACGGCAAGTTCATGGTGCTCTCCCTCGGCACCGGCTCCGCCAAGGTAGAGGAGAAGTTCGACGCCGCCGCGTGCAGCAAGTGGGGGATCCTCGGATGGCTCTACAACAAGGGCGCCACGCCGCTCATCGACAGCTTCAGCCAGGCCAGCGCCGACCTCGTCGACATCCAGGCGTCCGTGCTCTTCCAGGCGCTGCGCTGCGAGAAGCGCTACCTCCGCATCCAGGACGACGAGCTCAAGGGCGACACATCTTCCGTCGACGTGTCCACGCCCGAGAACCTCAACAGGCTCGTCGAGGTCGGCAAGGCGCTGCTCAAGAGGAGCGTGTGCAGGGTGAACGTGGAGACGGGCAAGACCGTGCCTGATGACAatagaggcaccaatgaggaggAGCTAATCAGTTTTGCACGGATGCTGTCGCAGGAGCGCAAGGCCAGGCTGCAGAAGAAGGGAGTCACCGTCCCACAGTAA
- the LOC109753133 gene encoding glycerol-3-phosphate dehydrogenase [NAD(+)], chloroplastic isoform X2 yields MKQSDKQETEKGAGTDKIAKYCTSHSSIFPPLLLALMATAAFLPPAPVLRPRIPTARYRASPICAAASDAPPPDADTDEGEAPRGGRKDRRRVVRIAWEKLVRWSRSWRSRNRSDVLETTRKVVVLGGGSFGTAMAAQVAAKKPDLEVAMLLRDDLVCRSINDRHVNSKYLSEYSLPENIVATTSASEALAGADFCFHAVPVQFSSSFLGSISSYVDPKLPFISLSKGLELNTLRTMSQIIPLALGNPRQPFIVLSGPSFAVELMEKLPTAMVVASKDKKLASAVQQLLASSNLRISTSSDVTGVEIAGALKNVLAIAAGIVEGMHLGNNCMAALVAQGCSEIRWLATKMGAKPTTLSGLSGSGDIMLTCFVNLSRNRNVGLRLGSGEKLGEILDSMNQVAEGVSTAGAVIALAQKYNVKLPVLTAVARIIDNELTPKRAVMELMNLPQVEEV; encoded by the exons ATGAAGCAGAGCGACAAACAAGAAACCGAGAAAGGGGCGGGAACGGATAAGATAGCAAAATACTGTACCTCCCATTCTTCCATTTTCCCCCCTTTGCTGCTCGCTctcatggccaccgccgccttccTTCCCCCCGCCCCAGTCCTTCGCCCTCGCATCCCCACCGCTCGCTACCGTGCCTCACCCATCTGCGCCGCCGCCTCTGACGCGCCGCCGCCAGATGCCGATACAGACGAAGGAGAGGCCCCACGAGGCGGCCGGAAGGACCGGCGCCGCGTGGTGCGGATCGCGTGGGAGAAGCTCGTCCGGTGGTCTCGCTCCTGGCGCAGCCGCAACCGCAGCGACGTCCTCGAGACCACGCGCAAG GTGGTGGTCCTCGGCGGGGGCTCGTTCGGAACGGCGATGGCGGCGCAGGTGGCAGCCAAGAAGCCCGACCTTGAGGTGGCCATGCTGCTCCGGGATGACCTCGTCTGCCGCTCCATCAACGACCGCCATGTCAACTC CAAATACTTGTCAGAATACAGCTTGCCAGAAAATATTGTTGCAACAACTAGTGCTAGTGAAGCTTTAGCAGGAGCTGATTTCTGCTTCCACGCTGTCCCTGTTCAG TTCAGTTCATCCTTTCTTGGGAGTATTTCATCATATGTTGATCCAAAGTTGCCATTCATATCACTTAGCAAAGGGCTGGAACTTAACACCCTTCGGACAATGTCTCAAATCATTCCTCTTGCATTGGGAAACCCTCGCCAGCCATTTATTGTTCTGTCAGGACCTTCTTTTGCTGTGGAACTGATGGAGAAACTACCAACAG CTATGGTGGTGGCATCCAAAGACAAAAAGCTGGCAAGTGCTGTTCAGCAGCTCTTAGCATCTTCAAATTTGAGGATAAGCACATCAAG TGACGTTACAGGGGTAGAAATTGCAGGGGCACTTAAGAATGTTCTTGCGATAGCAGCAGGTATAGTAGAAGGTATGCATCTTGGAAATAATTGTATGGCTGCCCTTGTTGCTCAAGGCTGTTCTGAAATTCGGTGGTTGGCGACAAAG ATGGGAGCAAAGCCAACAACCCTTTCTGGTTTATCTGGCTCGGGTGATATCATGCTTACATGTTTTGTCAATCTTTCACGGAACAGAAACGTGGGATTGCGTCTTGGTTCAGGCGAGAAACTTGGTGAGATCTTGGATTCAATGAATCAG GTTGCTGAAGGTGTGTCAACTGCTGGTGCTGTCATCGCATTAGCTCAGAAGTACAACGTCAAACTGCCAGTCTTGACAGCAGTAGCACGGATAATTGATAATGAACTAACTCCGAAGAGGGCTGTTATGGAGTTAATGAATCTTCCACAG GTGGAGGAAGTCTAA
- the LOC109753133 gene encoding glycerol-3-phosphate dehydrogenase [NAD(+)], chloroplastic isoform X3, whose product MPIQTKERPHEAAGRTGAAWCGSRGRSSSGGLAPGAAATAATSSRPRARWWSSAGARSERRWRRRWQPRSPTLRWPCCSGMTSSAAPSTTAMSTRGKYLSEYSLPENIVATTSASEALAGADFCFHAVPVQFSSSFLGSISSYVDPKLPFISLSKGLELNTLRTMSQIIPLALGNPRQPFIVLSGPSFAVELMEKLPTAMVVASKDKKLASAVQQLLASSNLRISTSSDVTGVEIAGALKNVLAIAAGIVEGMHLGNNCMAALVAQGCSEIRWLATKMGAKPTTLSGLSGSGDIMLTCFVNLSRNRNVGLRLGSGEKLGEILDSMNQVAEGVSTAGAVIALAQKYNVKLPVLTAVARIIDNELTPKRAVMELMNLPQVGHSTSCLIQFFLMNCFLSQTYIFCYHFGSVVQTCPDDT is encoded by the exons ATGCCGATACAGACGAAGGAGAGGCCCCACGAGGCGGCCGGAAGGACCGGCGCCGCGTGGTGCGGATCGCGTGGGAGAAGCTCGTCCGGTGGTCTCGCTCCTGGCGCAGCCGCAACCGCAGCGACGTCCTCGAGACCACGCGCAAG GTGGTGGTCCTCGGCGGGGGCTCGTTCGGAACGGCGATGGCGGCGCAGGTGGCAGCCAAGAAGCCCGACCTTGAGGTGGCCATGCTGCTCCGGGATGACCTCGTCTGCCGCTCCATCAACGACCGCCATGTCAACTCGTGG CAAATACTTGTCAGAATACAGCTTGCCAGAAAATATTGTTGCAACAACTAGTGCTAGTGAAGCTTTAGCAGGAGCTGATTTCTGCTTCCACGCTGTCCCTGTTCAG TTCAGTTCATCCTTTCTTGGGAGTATTTCATCATATGTTGATCCAAAGTTGCCATTCATATCACTTAGCAAAGGGCTGGAACTTAACACCCTTCGGACAATGTCTCAAATCATTCCTCTTGCATTGGGAAACCCTCGCCAGCCATTTATTGTTCTGTCAGGACCTTCTTTTGCTGTGGAACTGATGGAGAAACTACCAACAG CTATGGTGGTGGCATCCAAAGACAAAAAGCTGGCAAGTGCTGTTCAGCAGCTCTTAGCATCTTCAAATTTGAGGATAAGCACATCAAG TGACGTTACAGGGGTAGAAATTGCAGGGGCACTTAAGAATGTTCTTGCGATAGCAGCAGGTATAGTAGAAGGTATGCATCTTGGAAATAATTGTATGGCTGCCCTTGTTGCTCAAGGCTGTTCTGAAATTCGGTGGTTGGCGACAAAG ATGGGAGCAAAGCCAACAACCCTTTCTGGTTTATCTGGCTCGGGTGATATCATGCTTACATGTTTTGTCAATCTTTCACGGAACAGAAACGTGGGATTGCGTCTTGGTTCAGGCGAGAAACTTGGTGAGATCTTGGATTCAATGAATCAG GTTGCTGAAGGTGTGTCAACTGCTGGTGCTGTCATCGCATTAGCTCAGAAGTACAACGTCAAACTGCCAGTCTTGACAGCAGTAGCACGGATAATTGATAATGAACTAACTCCGAAGAGGGCTGTTATGGAGTTAATGAATCTTCCACAGGTCGGTCATTCAACCTCATGTTTGATCCAGTTCTTCCTAATGAACTGTTTTCTCTCACAAACGTACATCTTTTGCTACCATTTTGGAAGTGTTGTGCAAACTTGTCCTGATGATACTTAA
- the LOC109753133 gene encoding glycerol-3-phosphate dehydrogenase [NAD(+)], chloroplastic isoform X1 yields the protein MKQSDKQETEKGAGTDKIAKYCTSHSSIFPPLLLALMATAAFLPPAPVLRPRIPTARYRASPICAAASDAPPPDADTDEGEAPRGGRKDRRRVVRIAWEKLVRWSRSWRSRNRSDVLETTRKVVVLGGGSFGTAMAAQVAAKKPDLEVAMLLRDDLVCRSINDRHVNSKYLSEYSLPENIVATTSASEALAGADFCFHAVPVQFSSSFLGSISSYVDPKLPFISLSKGLELNTLRTMSQIIPLALGNPRQPFIVLSGPSFAVELMEKLPTAMVVASKDKKLASAVQQLLASSNLRISTSSDVTGVEIAGALKNVLAIAAGIVEGMHLGNNCMAALVAQGCSEIRWLATKMGAKPTTLSGLSGSGDIMLTCFVNLSRNRNVGLRLGSGEKLGEILDSMNQVAEGVSTAGAVIALAQKYNVKLPVLTAVARIIDNELTPKRAVMELMNLPQVGHSTSCLIQFFLMNCFLSQTYIFCYHFGSVVQTCPDDT from the exons ATGAAGCAGAGCGACAAACAAGAAACCGAGAAAGGGGCGGGAACGGATAAGATAGCAAAATACTGTACCTCCCATTCTTCCATTTTCCCCCCTTTGCTGCTCGCTctcatggccaccgccgccttccTTCCCCCCGCCCCAGTCCTTCGCCCTCGCATCCCCACCGCTCGCTACCGTGCCTCACCCATCTGCGCCGCCGCCTCTGACGCGCCGCCGCCAGATGCCGATACAGACGAAGGAGAGGCCCCACGAGGCGGCCGGAAGGACCGGCGCCGCGTGGTGCGGATCGCGTGGGAGAAGCTCGTCCGGTGGTCTCGCTCCTGGCGCAGCCGCAACCGCAGCGACGTCCTCGAGACCACGCGCAAG GTGGTGGTCCTCGGCGGGGGCTCGTTCGGAACGGCGATGGCGGCGCAGGTGGCAGCCAAGAAGCCCGACCTTGAGGTGGCCATGCTGCTCCGGGATGACCTCGTCTGCCGCTCCATCAACGACCGCCATGTCAACTC CAAATACTTGTCAGAATACAGCTTGCCAGAAAATATTGTTGCAACAACTAGTGCTAGTGAAGCTTTAGCAGGAGCTGATTTCTGCTTCCACGCTGTCCCTGTTCAG TTCAGTTCATCCTTTCTTGGGAGTATTTCATCATATGTTGATCCAAAGTTGCCATTCATATCACTTAGCAAAGGGCTGGAACTTAACACCCTTCGGACAATGTCTCAAATCATTCCTCTTGCATTGGGAAACCCTCGCCAGCCATTTATTGTTCTGTCAGGACCTTCTTTTGCTGTGGAACTGATGGAGAAACTACCAACAG CTATGGTGGTGGCATCCAAAGACAAAAAGCTGGCAAGTGCTGTTCAGCAGCTCTTAGCATCTTCAAATTTGAGGATAAGCACATCAAG TGACGTTACAGGGGTAGAAATTGCAGGGGCACTTAAGAATGTTCTTGCGATAGCAGCAGGTATAGTAGAAGGTATGCATCTTGGAAATAATTGTATGGCTGCCCTTGTTGCTCAAGGCTGTTCTGAAATTCGGTGGTTGGCGACAAAG ATGGGAGCAAAGCCAACAACCCTTTCTGGTTTATCTGGCTCGGGTGATATCATGCTTACATGTTTTGTCAATCTTTCACGGAACAGAAACGTGGGATTGCGTCTTGGTTCAGGCGAGAAACTTGGTGAGATCTTGGATTCAATGAATCAG GTTGCTGAAGGTGTGTCAACTGCTGGTGCTGTCATCGCATTAGCTCAGAAGTACAACGTCAAACTGCCAGTCTTGACAGCAGTAGCACGGATAATTGATAATGAACTAACTCCGAAGAGGGCTGTTATGGAGTTAATGAATCTTCCACAGGTCGGTCATTCAACCTCATGTTTGATCCAGTTCTTCCTAATGAACTGTTTTCTCTCACAAACGTACATCTTTTGCTACCATTTTGGAAGTGTTGTGCAAACTTGTCCTGATGATACTTAA